Proteins encoded within one genomic window of Apis mellifera strain DH4 linkage group LG1, Amel_HAv3.1, whole genome shotgun sequence:
- the Tret1 gene encoding facilitated trehalose transporter Tret1 isoform X7 encodes MWILQSTYLYVNCHGRSAKMLRQPQVSTSLERTVLPKYYTRVPSVARSSTNSSGINLDCSSNTTLATIASPFNSQTALIAEKKVIPSGNIVIANHYYAQNLRNNHQKTLNGSHIYDPLDKGSDHDYKQIDPLLVGEPPYMGVENTKQTMSSQNIKPAKDSDDVLHTQFKEVKRSPMRYTMQLLAALAVSMASLMIGYSSSYTSPALVSMRDNTTATFEVTMDMAMWIGSIMPLSALIGGIIGGPCIEYIGRRNTILSTALPFLAGWLFIALATNVAMILVGRSICGFCVGVASLSLPVYLGESIQPEVRGSLGLLPTVFGNSVFRNQCGHILHSSNFQGLWKHCRRKSFHHHRRSRKFHFNVRCSNDYR; translated from the exons ATGTGGATATTGCAGTCGACTTATCTCTACGTTAATTGTCACGGACGCAGCGCTAAAATGCTTCGTCAGCCACAAGTGTCTACATCGTTG GAACGAACTGTTCTACCAAAATACTATACGAGAGTGCCTTCGGTCGCAAGATCGTCGACGAACAGTTCAGGCATCAATCTAGATTGTTCATCGAATACGACACTCGCAACAATCGCGAGTCCGTTCAACAGTCAAACAGCCCTAATCGCGGAGAAAAAAGTGATTCCTTCTGGCAATATTGTCATTGCTAACCATTACTATGCACAGAACTTGAGGAACAATCATCAGAAGACTCTAAACGGGTCTCACATATACGACCCTCTTGACAAGGGTTCTGATCACGATTACAAGCAAATCGATCCATTATTGGTCGGCGAACCTCCGTACATGGGGGTCGAAAACACCAAGCAAACCATGAGCTCGCAAAATATAAAACCGGCCAAGGACTCGGACGATGTTTTGCATACACAGTTCAAAGAAGTGAAACGATCACCTATGCGCTATACTATGCAG cTGTTAGCTGCTCTAGCGGTGTCAATGGCCTCTTTGATGATCGGTTACTCCTCTTCCTACACGTCCCCTGCTTTAGTTTCGATGCGAGATAACACGACGGCCACGTTCGAAGTAACTATGGATATG GCTATGTGGATAGGATCGATCATGCCACTGAGCGCACTTATTGGAGGCATAATCGGTGGTCCATGTATTGAATACATTGGTAGAAGGAACACTATTCTGAGCACTGCCTTACCGTTTCTTGCAG GCTGGTTATTTATCGCACTGGCAACAAATGTTGCGATGATATTGGTTGGCCGCAGTATATGCGGTTTCTGCGTCGGTGTCGCTTCTCTTTCCTTGCCAGTTTATCTTGGAGAATCTATACAACCAGAAGTACGTGGCTCACTCGGTCTCTTACCAACCGTCTTTGGTAATTCAG TTTTCAGGAATCAATGCGGTCATATTTTACACAGTTCAAATTTTCAAG gaCTCTGGAAGCACTGTAGACGAAAATCTTTCCACCATCATCGTAGGTCtcgtaaatttcatttcaacgtTCGTTGCAGCAATGATTATAGATAG